A window of Mangifera indica cultivar Alphonso chromosome 11, CATAS_Mindica_2.1, whole genome shotgun sequence contains these coding sequences:
- the LOC123228709 gene encoding probable LRR receptor-like serine/threonine-protein kinase At3g47570 codes for MSNGSLDMWLHPTVEEQLLGAKNLTFMQRLNIAIDIASAFDYLHHHCETPTVHCDLKPSNVLLDEDMTTHVGDFGLARFLFEASDNALQNQTTSAALREYRDGHVSRLRDIYSYGILLLEIFTGKRPTDGMLKDDMNINQFISIALPNHVMDIVDPALLFEEENEDVGKEEATLRNFESPNE; via the exons ATGTCCAATGGGAGTTTGGACATGTGGTTGCATCCAACAGTTGAAGAACAGCTTCTTGGAGCCAAGAATTTGACCTTTATGCAGAGACTAAATATAGCAATTGATATTGCTTCTGCGTTTGATTATCTTCATCACCATTGTGAGACACCAACTGTTCATTGTGATTTAAAGCCAAGCAATGTACTACTTGATGAAGACATGACAACCCATGTTGGTGATTTTGGATTGGCCAGGTTCCTCTTTGAAGCATCAGATAATGCCTTACAAAATCAAACAACTTCCGCTGCCCTAAGAG AGTACAGGGATGGGCATGTTTCCAGGCTCAGAGACATATATAGTTATGGTATATTGTTGTTAGAGATATTTACAGGTAAAAGACCAACAGATGGCATGTTGAAAGATGACATGAACATTAACCAGTTTATTTCAATTGCTTTGCCAAACCATGTCATGGATATTGTTGACCCAGCACTACtctttgaagaagaaaatgaagatgttGGAAAAGAAGAAGCCACGCTCAGAAACTTTGAATCTCCAAacgaataa